A part of Primulina eburnea isolate SZY01 chromosome 10, ASM2296580v1, whole genome shotgun sequence genomic DNA contains:
- the LOC140804025 gene encoding casein kinase 1-like protein 9 isoform X4 has protein sequence MGHVVGGKFKLGRKIGSGSFGELYLGVNIQNGEEVAVKLESLKTKHPQLHYESKIYMLLQGGTGVPNLKWFGVEGEFNVMAIDLLGPSLEDLFNYCHRKFSLKTALMLADQLINRVDYMHSRGFLHRDIKPDNFLMGLGRKANQVYVIDFGLAKKYRDLQTHKHIPYRENKNLTGTARYASVNTHLGVEQSRRDDLESLGYVLMYFLRGSLPWQGLKAGTKKQKYDRISEKKMLTPIEVLCKLYPSEFVSYFHYCRSLRFEDKPDYSYLKRLFRDLFIREGYQFDYVFDWTILKYPQIGTSSRARNPSGNAVAVPSGERPGKSTDLRDRFSGAVEAFSRKNASGSARQAEQSRHKSEDVPSSKDVQPDSEKRRTSRNGNSSKRAAVLTIRPSSSGEATDGRSSRLVSSTGRLPTTQRSGVEPKTSSFLRVAKDPLRSFDFLSIRK, from the exons ATGGGCCATGTTGTGGGTGGAAAATTTAAGCTTGGGAGGAAAATTGGCAGTGGTTCATTTGGTGAACTTTATTTAG GTGTTAACATACAAAATGGAGAAGAAGTAGCTGTCAAGCTG GAATCTTTGAAGACGAAGCATCCTCAGCTTCACTATGAGTCCAAAATTTATATGCTTCTACAAGGAGGAA CTGGTGTTCCCAACCTGAAATGGTTTGGTGTTGAGGGTGAATTTAATGTTATGGCCATTGACCTTCTCGGACCAAGTCTCGAAGATCTCTTTAACTATTGTCATAGGAAATTTTCCTTGAAAACAGCATTAATGCTAGCCGATCAATTG ATTAATAGAGTCGATTACATGCATTCTAGAGGATTTCTTCACCGTGATATAAAGCCTGACAATTTTTTGATGGGCTTGGGGCGCAAAGCGAATCAG GTTTATGTTATTGACTTTGGTCTTGCCAAAAAATATAGGGAtctccaaacccataagcatataCCCTACAG GGAAAACAAGAATCTCACTGGCACTGCCCGATATGCCAGTGTCAATACACACCTTGGAGTTG AACAAAGCAGAAGGGATGATTTGGAATCCCTTGGTTATGTCCTTATGTATTTTCTGAGAGGAAG CCTTCCATGGCAGGGCCTTAAAGCTGGCACCAAAAAGCAGAAATACGACAGGATAAGTGAAAAGAAAATGTTGACTCCTATAGAG GTACTATGCAAATTGTATCCTTCAGAGTTTGtatcatattttcattattGCCGATCATTAAGATTTGAAGACAAACCAGACTATTCTTATTTGAAAAGGCTTTTCCGGGACTTATTTATTCGTGAAG GTTACCAGTTCGACTATGTGTTTGATTGGACTATATTAAAATATCCTCAGATCGGTACGAGTTCCAGAGCAAGA AATCCCTCTGGCAATGCAGTGGCCGTTCCATCTGGTGAAAGGCCGGGAAAATCAACAG ATCTTCGAGATCGGTTTTCAGGTGCAGTTGAAGCTTTCTCTAGAAAGAATGCATCGGGGTCAGCTAGACAAGCCGAACAATCAAGACACAAATCAGAAGACGTGCCTTCATCTAAGGATGTG CAGCCCGATTCAGAAAAAAGACGTACTTCTCGAAATGGTAACTCTTCGAAAAGGGCAGCCGTTTTGACCATCAGACCAAGTTCTTCTGGTGAGGCAACTGATGGCCGATCAAGTAGACTGGTGTCGAGTACCGGCCGTCTGCCCACAACACAAAGAAGTGGTGTCGAACCCAAGACGTCATCATTCTTAAGAGTTGCTAAAGACCCTCTTCGCAGCTTCGACTTTCTCTCAATCAGGAAGTAA
- the LOC140804025 gene encoding casein kinase 1-like protein 9 isoform X2 encodes MGHVVGGKFKLGRKIGSGSFGELYLGVNIQNGEEVAVKLESLKTKHPQLHYESKIYMLLQGGTGVPNLKWFGVEGEFNVMAIDLLGPSLEDLFNYCHRKFSLKTALMLADQLINRVDYMHSRGFLHRDIKPDNFLMGLGRKANQVYVIDFGLAKKYRDLQTHKHIPYRENKNLTGTARYASVNTHLGVEQSRRDDLESLGYVLMYFLRGSLPWQGLKAGTKKQKYDRISEKKMLTPIEVLCKLYPSEFVSYFHYCRSLRFEDKPDYSYLKRLFRDLFIREGYQFDYVFDWTILKYPQIGTSSRARNPSGNAVAVPSGERPGKSTEYGAVGQDLRDRFSGAVEAFSRKNASGSARQAEQSRHKSEDVPSSKDVQPDSEKRRTSRNGNSSKRAAVLTIRPSSSGEATDGRSSRLVSSTGRLPTTQRSGVEPKTSSFLRVAKDPLRSFDFLSIRK; translated from the exons ATGGGCCATGTTGTGGGTGGAAAATTTAAGCTTGGGAGGAAAATTGGCAGTGGTTCATTTGGTGAACTTTATTTAG GTGTTAACATACAAAATGGAGAAGAAGTAGCTGTCAAGCTG GAATCTTTGAAGACGAAGCATCCTCAGCTTCACTATGAGTCCAAAATTTATATGCTTCTACAAGGAGGAA CTGGTGTTCCCAACCTGAAATGGTTTGGTGTTGAGGGTGAATTTAATGTTATGGCCATTGACCTTCTCGGACCAAGTCTCGAAGATCTCTTTAACTATTGTCATAGGAAATTTTCCTTGAAAACAGCATTAATGCTAGCCGATCAATTG ATTAATAGAGTCGATTACATGCATTCTAGAGGATTTCTTCACCGTGATATAAAGCCTGACAATTTTTTGATGGGCTTGGGGCGCAAAGCGAATCAG GTTTATGTTATTGACTTTGGTCTTGCCAAAAAATATAGGGAtctccaaacccataagcatataCCCTACAG GGAAAACAAGAATCTCACTGGCACTGCCCGATATGCCAGTGTCAATACACACCTTGGAGTTG AACAAAGCAGAAGGGATGATTTGGAATCCCTTGGTTATGTCCTTATGTATTTTCTGAGAGGAAG CCTTCCATGGCAGGGCCTTAAAGCTGGCACCAAAAAGCAGAAATACGACAGGATAAGTGAAAAGAAAATGTTGACTCCTATAGAG GTACTATGCAAATTGTATCCTTCAGAGTTTGtatcatattttcattattGCCGATCATTAAGATTTGAAGACAAACCAGACTATTCTTATTTGAAAAGGCTTTTCCGGGACTTATTTATTCGTGAAG GTTACCAGTTCGACTATGTGTTTGATTGGACTATATTAAAATATCCTCAGATCGGTACGAGTTCCAGAGCAAGA AATCCCTCTGGCAATGCAGTGGCCGTTCCATCTGGTGAAAGGCCGGGAAAATCAACAG AATATGGTGCAGTGGGGCAAGATCTTCGAGATCGGTTTTCAGGTGCAGTTGAAGCTTTCTCTAGAAAGAATGCATCGGGGTCAGCTAGACAAGCCGAACAATCAAGACACAAATCAGAAGACGTGCCTTCATCTAAGGATGTG CAGCCCGATTCAGAAAAAAGACGTACTTCTCGAAATGGTAACTCTTCGAAAAGGGCAGCCGTTTTGACCATCAGACCAAGTTCTTCTGGTGAGGCAACTGATGGCCGATCAAGTAGACTGGTGTCGAGTACCGGCCGTCTGCCCACAACACAAAGAAGTGGTGTCGAACCCAAGACGTCATCATTCTTAAGAGTTGCTAAAGACCCTCTTCGCAGCTTCGACTTTCTCTCAATCAGGAAGTAA
- the LOC140804025 gene encoding casein kinase 1-like protein 11 isoform X3 has translation MGHVVGGKFKLGRKIGSGSFGELYLGVNIQNGEEVAVKLESLKTKHPQLHYESKIYMLLQGGTGVPNLKWFGVEGEFNVMAIDLLGPSLEDLFNYCHRKFSLKTALMLADQLINRVDYMHSRGFLHRDIKPDNFLMGLGRKANQVYVIDFGLAKKYRDLQTHKHIPYRENKNLTGTARYASVNTHLGVEQSRRDDLESLGYVLMYFLRGSLPWQGLKAGTKKQKYDRISEKKMLTPIEVLCKLYPSEFVSYFHYCRSLRFEDKPDYSYLKRLFRDLFIREGYQFDYVFDWTILKYPQIGTSSRARNPSGNAVAVPSGERPGKSTVGQDLRDRFSGAVEAFSRKNASGSARQAEQSRHKSEDVPSSKDVQPDSEKRRTSRNGNSSKRAAVLTIRPSSSGEATDGRSSRLVSSTGRLPTTQRSGVEPKTSSFLRVAKDPLRSFDFLSIRK, from the exons ATGGGCCATGTTGTGGGTGGAAAATTTAAGCTTGGGAGGAAAATTGGCAGTGGTTCATTTGGTGAACTTTATTTAG GTGTTAACATACAAAATGGAGAAGAAGTAGCTGTCAAGCTG GAATCTTTGAAGACGAAGCATCCTCAGCTTCACTATGAGTCCAAAATTTATATGCTTCTACAAGGAGGAA CTGGTGTTCCCAACCTGAAATGGTTTGGTGTTGAGGGTGAATTTAATGTTATGGCCATTGACCTTCTCGGACCAAGTCTCGAAGATCTCTTTAACTATTGTCATAGGAAATTTTCCTTGAAAACAGCATTAATGCTAGCCGATCAATTG ATTAATAGAGTCGATTACATGCATTCTAGAGGATTTCTTCACCGTGATATAAAGCCTGACAATTTTTTGATGGGCTTGGGGCGCAAAGCGAATCAG GTTTATGTTATTGACTTTGGTCTTGCCAAAAAATATAGGGAtctccaaacccataagcatataCCCTACAG GGAAAACAAGAATCTCACTGGCACTGCCCGATATGCCAGTGTCAATACACACCTTGGAGTTG AACAAAGCAGAAGGGATGATTTGGAATCCCTTGGTTATGTCCTTATGTATTTTCTGAGAGGAAG CCTTCCATGGCAGGGCCTTAAAGCTGGCACCAAAAAGCAGAAATACGACAGGATAAGTGAAAAGAAAATGTTGACTCCTATAGAG GTACTATGCAAATTGTATCCTTCAGAGTTTGtatcatattttcattattGCCGATCATTAAGATTTGAAGACAAACCAGACTATTCTTATTTGAAAAGGCTTTTCCGGGACTTATTTATTCGTGAAG GTTACCAGTTCGACTATGTGTTTGATTGGACTATATTAAAATATCCTCAGATCGGTACGAGTTCCAGAGCAAGA AATCCCTCTGGCAATGCAGTGGCCGTTCCATCTGGTGAAAGGCCGGGAAAATCAACAG TGGGGCAAGATCTTCGAGATCGGTTTTCAGGTGCAGTTGAAGCTTTCTCTAGAAAGAATGCATCGGGGTCAGCTAGACAAGCCGAACAATCAAGACACAAATCAGAAGACGTGCCTTCATCTAAGGATGTG CAGCCCGATTCAGAAAAAAGACGTACTTCTCGAAATGGTAACTCTTCGAAAAGGGCAGCCGTTTTGACCATCAGACCAAGTTCTTCTGGTGAGGCAACTGATGGCCGATCAAGTAGACTGGTGTCGAGTACCGGCCGTCTGCCCACAACACAAAGAAGTGGTGTCGAACCCAAGACGTCATCATTCTTAAGAGTTGCTAAAGACCCTCTTCGCAGCTTCGACTTTCTCTCAATCAGGAAGTAA
- the LOC140804025 gene encoding casein kinase 1-like protein 11 isoform X5 has translation MAIDLLGPSLEDLFNYCHRKFSLKTALMLADQLINRVDYMHSRGFLHRDIKPDNFLMGLGRKANQVYVIDFGLAKKYRDLQTHKHIPYRENKNLTGTARYASVNTHLGVEQSRRDDLESLGYVLMYFLRGSLPWQGLKAGTKKQKYDRISEKKMLTPIEVLCKLYPSEFVSYFHYCRSLRFEDKPDYSYLKRLFRDLFIREGYQFDYVFDWTILKYPQIGTSSRARNPSGNAVAVPSGERPGKSTEYGAVGQDLRDRFSGAVEAFSRKNASGSARQAEQSRHKSEDVPSSKDVQPDSEKRRTSRNGNSSKRAAVLTIRPSSSGEATDGRSSRLVSSTGRLPTTQRSGVEPKTSSFLRVAKDPLRSFDFLSIRK, from the exons ATGGCCATTGACCTTCTCGGACCAAGTCTCGAAGATCTCTTTAACTATTGTCATAGGAAATTTTCCTTGAAAACAGCATTAATGCTAGCCGATCAATTG ATTAATAGAGTCGATTACATGCATTCTAGAGGATTTCTTCACCGTGATATAAAGCCTGACAATTTTTTGATGGGCTTGGGGCGCAAAGCGAATCAG GTTTATGTTATTGACTTTGGTCTTGCCAAAAAATATAGGGAtctccaaacccataagcatataCCCTACAG GGAAAACAAGAATCTCACTGGCACTGCCCGATATGCCAGTGTCAATACACACCTTGGAGTTG AACAAAGCAGAAGGGATGATTTGGAATCCCTTGGTTATGTCCTTATGTATTTTCTGAGAGGAAG CCTTCCATGGCAGGGCCTTAAAGCTGGCACCAAAAAGCAGAAATACGACAGGATAAGTGAAAAGAAAATGTTGACTCCTATAGAG GTACTATGCAAATTGTATCCTTCAGAGTTTGtatcatattttcattattGCCGATCATTAAGATTTGAAGACAAACCAGACTATTCTTATTTGAAAAGGCTTTTCCGGGACTTATTTATTCGTGAAG GTTACCAGTTCGACTATGTGTTTGATTGGACTATATTAAAATATCCTCAGATCGGTACGAGTTCCAGAGCAAGA AATCCCTCTGGCAATGCAGTGGCCGTTCCATCTGGTGAAAGGCCGGGAAAATCAACAG AATATGGTGCAGTGGGGCAAGATCTTCGAGATCGGTTTTCAGGTGCAGTTGAAGCTTTCTCTAGAAAGAATGCATCGGGGTCAGCTAGACAAGCCGAACAATCAAGACACAAATCAGAAGACGTGCCTTCATCTAAGGATGTG CAGCCCGATTCAGAAAAAAGACGTACTTCTCGAAATGGTAACTCTTCGAAAAGGGCAGCCGTTTTGACCATCAGACCAAGTTCTTCTGGTGAGGCAACTGATGGCCGATCAAGTAGACTGGTGTCGAGTACCGGCCGTCTGCCCACAACACAAAGAAGTGGTGTCGAACCCAAGACGTCATCATTCTTAAGAGTTGCTAAAGACCCTCTTCGCAGCTTCGACTTTCTCTCAATCAGGAAGTAA
- the LOC140803781 gene encoding scarecrow-like protein 23, with the protein MQIGGLDNFAQVMQPQEHIICPNYGISGKNSAKNLERNELSRWVEHVTKQLIEDLPETEVETGEEIAGVAAFLDDLRPQKMARKESRESPGSVPSHTHHRWSNDHRIGDGQNSFNLESDRSYEEPGLNLLSLLLECAVAISVDNLGEAHRMLLELSQMASPHGASCAERVVAYFATAMSSRVINSWLGVCSPLINHKTVNSAFQVFNNVAPFIKFAHFTSNQAILEALHCHETVHIIDLDIMQGLQWPALFHILATRAEGPPQVRMTGLGNSMEQLAETGKNLSNFARRLGMYFEFVSVDKKFGDMVDISRLKIRRGEALAVHWLQHSLYDATGPDWNTMRLLHGLGPKIITLVEQEIAHEGSFLDRFVSSLHYYSTIFDSLGAFLPGDDPARHQVEHCLLQREINNVLAVGGPARSGEDKFRLWRSELLKTGFVQIPMSTNSMAQAQLILNMFPPAHGYSLVQGDGILRLGWKEISLYTASAWTSLHP; encoded by the coding sequence ATGCAGATAGGAGGGCTAGATAATTTTGCTCAAGTCATGCAGCCTCAGGAacatataatatgccccaattATGGAATCTCTGGGAAGAACTCTGCTAAGAATTTGGAGAGAAATGAACTTTCTCGATGGGTGGAACATGTCACTAAGCAACTGATAGAAGACTTGCCTGAAACTGAAGTTGAAACTGGGGAGGAAATTGCGGGTGTGGCAGCGTTTTTGGATGATTTACGGCCTCAAAAAATGGCCCGGAAAGAATCCAGGGAGAGCCCGGGATCTGTACCGAGTCATACGCATCATAGATGGAGTAATGATCATCGGATAGGTGATGGTCAAAATAGTTTCAATCTTGAAAGTGATCGATCATATGAAGAACCTGGCCTAAACTTGCTGTCGCTTCTTTTAGAGTGTGCTGTTGCTATATCCGTGGATAATCTCGGTGAGGCCCACAGAATGTTACTTGAACTTTCACAGATGGCTTCTCCCCATGGCGCTTCGTGTGCTGAACGAGTTGTTGCATATTTCGCGACAGCTATGTctagcagagtgatcaactccTGGCTTGGAGTCTGCTCACCCCTGATCAATCACAAGACCGTGAATTCTGCCTTCCAAGTATTTAACAACGTGGCTCCGTTTATAAAATTCGCGCATTTTACATCAAACCAGGCTATCTTGGAAGCGCTCCATTGCCATGAGACGGTTCACATAATCGATCTTGATATTATGCAGGGCTTGCAATGGCCAGCCTTGTTTCACATTCTAGCCACTCGGGCTGAGGGCCCGCCTCAGGTCCGAATGACTGGGCTGGGGAACTCAATGGAGCAGTTGGCCGAGACTGGTAAGAATCTCTCCAATTTTGCAAGACGTCTTGGAATGTATTTTGAGTTCGTTTCAGTAGACAAGAAATTTGGAGACATGGTAGACATATCCAGGCTCAAAATCAGGAGAGGTGAAGCATTAGCAGTACACTGGCTGCAGCACTCGTTATACGATGCAACCGGACCTGATTGGAACACGATGAGGCTCCTCCACGGTCTTGGCCCGAAAATCATCACATTAGTAGAGCAAGAAATTGCTCACGAGGGCTCATTTCTAGACAGGTTTGTGAGCTCCCTCCACTACTACTCAACCATATTTGATTCTTTGGGAGCTTTCTTGCCTGGAGACGATCCAGCCCGACATCAAGTGGAGCATTGCCTTTTACAGAGGGAGATCAACAACGTGCTGGCGGTCGGTGGCCCAGCCAGGAGCGGGGAAGACAAGTTTCGGCTATGGAGGAGTGAGCTTTTGAAGACCGGGTTCGTGCAAATACCGATGAGTACAAACTCAATGGCCCAAGCACAGCTGATACTCAACATGTTCCCACCTGCTCATGGGTACAGTCTTGTGCAGGGAGACGGAATATTAAGATTAGGCTGGAAGGAAATTAGCTTGTACACTGCTAGTGCTTGGACTTCATTACATCCTTAA
- the LOC140804025 gene encoding casein kinase 1-like protein 10 isoform X1, protein MGHVVGGKFKLGRKIGSGSFGELYLGVNIQNGEEVAVKLESLKTKHPQLHYESKIYMLLQGGSAVLVNFRFPTEGASFQISYDGDWDCFGVKEAGVPNLKWFGVEGEFNVMAIDLLGPSLEDLFNYCHRKFSLKTALMLADQLINRVDYMHSRGFLHRDIKPDNFLMGLGRKANQVYVIDFGLAKKYRDLQTHKHIPYRENKNLTGTARYASVNTHLGVEQSRRDDLESLGYVLMYFLRGSLPWQGLKAGTKKQKYDRISEKKMLTPIEVLCKLYPSEFVSYFHYCRSLRFEDKPDYSYLKRLFRDLFIREGYQFDYVFDWTILKYPQIGTSSRARNPSGNAVAVPSGERPGKSTEYGAVGQDLRDRFSGAVEAFSRKNASGSARQAEQSRHKSEDVPSSKDVQPDSEKRRTSRNGNSSKRAAVLTIRPSSSGEATDGRSSRLVSSTGRLPTTQRSGVEPKTSSFLRVAKDPLRSFDFLSIRK, encoded by the exons ATGGGCCATGTTGTGGGTGGAAAATTTAAGCTTGGGAGGAAAATTGGCAGTGGTTCATTTGGTGAACTTTATTTAG GTGTTAACATACAAAATGGAGAAGAAGTAGCTGTCAAGCTG GAATCTTTGAAGACGAAGCATCCTCAGCTTCACTATGAGTCCAAAATTTATATGCTTCTACAAGGAGGAA GTGCAGTTTTAGTAAACTTCCGATTTCCCACTGAAGGAGCcagttttcaaatttcttatgaTGGGGACTGGGACTGTTTTGGGGTTAAAGAGG CTGGTGTTCCCAACCTGAAATGGTTTGGTGTTGAGGGTGAATTTAATGTTATGGCCATTGACCTTCTCGGACCAAGTCTCGAAGATCTCTTTAACTATTGTCATAGGAAATTTTCCTTGAAAACAGCATTAATGCTAGCCGATCAATTG ATTAATAGAGTCGATTACATGCATTCTAGAGGATTTCTTCACCGTGATATAAAGCCTGACAATTTTTTGATGGGCTTGGGGCGCAAAGCGAATCAG GTTTATGTTATTGACTTTGGTCTTGCCAAAAAATATAGGGAtctccaaacccataagcatataCCCTACAG GGAAAACAAGAATCTCACTGGCACTGCCCGATATGCCAGTGTCAATACACACCTTGGAGTTG AACAAAGCAGAAGGGATGATTTGGAATCCCTTGGTTATGTCCTTATGTATTTTCTGAGAGGAAG CCTTCCATGGCAGGGCCTTAAAGCTGGCACCAAAAAGCAGAAATACGACAGGATAAGTGAAAAGAAAATGTTGACTCCTATAGAG GTACTATGCAAATTGTATCCTTCAGAGTTTGtatcatattttcattattGCCGATCATTAAGATTTGAAGACAAACCAGACTATTCTTATTTGAAAAGGCTTTTCCGGGACTTATTTATTCGTGAAG GTTACCAGTTCGACTATGTGTTTGATTGGACTATATTAAAATATCCTCAGATCGGTACGAGTTCCAGAGCAAGA AATCCCTCTGGCAATGCAGTGGCCGTTCCATCTGGTGAAAGGCCGGGAAAATCAACAG AATATGGTGCAGTGGGGCAAGATCTTCGAGATCGGTTTTCAGGTGCAGTTGAAGCTTTCTCTAGAAAGAATGCATCGGGGTCAGCTAGACAAGCCGAACAATCAAGACACAAATCAGAAGACGTGCCTTCATCTAAGGATGTG CAGCCCGATTCAGAAAAAAGACGTACTTCTCGAAATGGTAACTCTTCGAAAAGGGCAGCCGTTTTGACCATCAGACCAAGTTCTTCTGGTGAGGCAACTGATGGCCGATCAAGTAGACTGGTGTCGAGTACCGGCCGTCTGCCCACAACACAAAGAAGTGGTGTCGAACCCAAGACGTCATCATTCTTAAGAGTTGCTAAAGACCCTCTTCGCAGCTTCGACTTTCTCTCAATCAGGAAGTAA